The Nodularia sp. LEGE 06071 genome has a segment encoding these proteins:
- the pheT gene encoding phenylalanine--tRNA ligase subunit beta — MRISLNWLRELVEIKLSPEELAETLTMAGFEVEEIEDRNTWANGVVVGKVLERQPHPNADKLSVCQVDIGASETLNIVCGASNVKADIYVPVATTGTYLPNIDLKIKPAKLRGVPSQGMICSLKELGLPTDVDGIHIFPQKNLPLGSDVRPLLGLNDVILDVTATANRADALCMVGIAREVAALTGGKLSIPEFGKVSLPLGASKSNLALKIADQQACPAYIGTVIEQVKIAPSPDWLQQRLRAAGVRPINNVVDITNYVLWEWGQPLHAFDKDRLHSVAGGEGLTIGVRFAGSGESLKTLDGQTRNLSTQNLLITANNKPVALAGVMGGEETEVHSGTQSLVLEAALFDSVAIRRSSRSVGLRSEASGRYERGVNRAELEIACNRALSLLSELAEGVIVQQEIADTRPDQSTWSRSIALRLDRVNEVLGPVDLGEETGEITEADVERILSALGCQLTSSGERTWTVTVPPYRYRDLEREIDLIEELARLYGYDHFCDTLPEKSEAGYLPLDQELVRKIRAFLRAEGLTEVIHYSLVKPGNNREIVLSNPLFGEYSALRTDLISGLIDAFQYNLEQGNGSLNGFDLGRIFWQEEDGLQETDAIAGIMGGDRSLGKWSKGSSENPMTWFDAKGILESVFQQLNLKVEYQPDCRDERLHPGRTASLWVGGNRLGIFGQVHPQLRQDKGLPDSVYVFQLDVNILLDALDQDEILVPTFHAYSTYPASDRDIAFFAPVKVSVAEIEKSINKAGKGLLESVELFDEYRGENVPDGQRSLAFRLIYRSSDRTLTEAEVEPVHNKVREALVEKFGVNLRS, encoded by the coding sequence ATGCGTATTTCTCTAAATTGGCTGCGGGAACTGGTAGAAATTAAACTTAGTCCGGAAGAATTGGCGGAAACCCTGACAATGGCTGGGTTTGAAGTAGAAGAGATTGAAGACCGCAACACTTGGGCTAATGGTGTTGTTGTGGGGAAAGTGCTTGAGCGTCAACCCCACCCCAATGCTGATAAATTAAGTGTTTGTCAAGTGGATATCGGTGCATCTGAGACTTTAAATATTGTCTGTGGTGCATCCAATGTCAAGGCTGATATTTATGTACCAGTGGCAACGACAGGCACGTATTTACCGAATATTGATTTAAAAATTAAACCGGCAAAGCTGCGCGGTGTCCCATCTCAAGGGATGATTTGTTCTTTAAAGGAACTCGGTTTACCTACTGATGTAGATGGGATTCATATTTTTCCCCAGAAAAATCTGCCTCTGGGTAGTGATGTGCGTCCCTTATTAGGTTTAAATGACGTAATTTTAGATGTGACTGCAACCGCCAACCGGGCTGATGCTCTATGTATGGTCGGGATAGCGCGGGAAGTTGCAGCTTTGACTGGTGGTAAATTAAGTATTCCTGAATTTGGTAAAGTATCTCTGCCACTAGGTGCAAGCAAAAGTAATCTAGCATTAAAAATTGCTGACCAGCAAGCTTGTCCTGCTTACATTGGTACAGTCATTGAACAGGTGAAAATTGCCCCTTCTCCTGATTGGTTGCAACAGCGTTTACGGGCGGCTGGGGTGCGACCGATCAATAATGTGGTGGATATTACTAACTATGTTTTGTGGGAATGGGGACAACCACTACACGCTTTTGACAAAGACCGTTTACACTCTGTTGCTGGTGGTGAAGGTTTAACGATTGGTGTTCGCTTCGCTGGTTCAGGGGAATCTTTGAAAACTCTGGATGGACAAACGCGCAATTTGTCAACCCAAAATTTGTTAATTACTGCTAATAATAAACCTGTTGCACTGGCGGGTGTGATGGGTGGAGAAGAAACAGAAGTTCATAGCGGTACTCAAAGCTTAGTTTTAGAAGCAGCATTGTTTGATTCTGTGGCTATTCGTCGTTCTTCGCGGAGTGTGGGGTTAAGAAGTGAGGCTTCTGGGAGATACGAACGGGGAGTAAACCGGGCGGAATTGGAAATCGCTTGTAACCGGGCTTTATCACTATTGAGTGAACTGGCTGAGGGCGTAATTGTGCAACAAGAAATTGCTGACACTCGCCCAGACCAATCTACTTGGAGTCGTTCTATTGCTCTGCGTCTAGACAGAGTTAATGAAGTTCTGGGACCAGTGGATTTGGGCGAGGAGACAGGAGAAATCACTGAAGCTGATGTTGAGCGGATTCTCTCGGCGTTGGGATGTCAATTGACTTCTTCCGGTGAACGGACTTGGACGGTGACAGTTCCGCCCTATCGTTACCGCGATTTAGAACGAGAAATTGATTTGATTGAAGAGTTAGCCCGTCTCTATGGCTATGATCATTTTTGTGATACTTTACCAGAGAAGTCTGAGGCTGGTTATTTACCTTTAGATCAAGAGTTAGTCCGCAAGATCCGGGCTTTTCTCAGGGCGGAAGGTTTAACGGAAGTTATCCATTATTCTTTGGTGAAACCTGGGAATAATAGAGAGATAGTTTTGAGTAATCCGCTTTTTGGGGAATATTCGGCGTTGCGAACTGATTTGATTTCCGGCTTGATTGATGCTTTTCAATACAATTTGGAGCAGGGAAATGGTTCTTTGAATGGTTTTGACCTGGGGCGGATTTTCTGGCAGGAAGAAGACGGTTTGCAGGAAACTGATGCGATCGCTGGTATTATGGGAGGCGATCGCTCTCTTGGCAAATGGTCAAAAGGTAGCAGTGAAAACCCGATGACCTGGTTTGATGCTAAAGGTATTTTAGAAAGCGTCTTCCAGCAACTTAATTTAAAGGTAGAATATCAACCCGATTGTCGCGATGAGCGTTTACATCCAGGACGCACTGCTTCTTTATGGGTGGGTGGAAACAGACTTGGTATTTTTGGACAAGTTCATCCCCAACTGCGACAAGATAAAGGTTTACCCGATTCTGTGTATGTGTTCCAGCTTGATGTAAATATACTGTTGGATGCTCTTGATCAAGATGAAATTCTGGTTCCCACGTTTCATGCTTATTCTACCTATCCAGCGAGCGATCGCGATATTGCCTTTTTCGCGCCGGTGAAGGTTTCGGTGGCGGAAATTGAAAAATCAATTAATAAAGCTGGGAAGGGACTGCTGGAATCTGTGGAATTGTTTGATGAATATCGTGGTGAAAACGTACCCGATGGACAACGTAGTTTAGCATTTCGCTTAATTTATCGGTCAAGCGATCGCACTCTCACTGAAGCGGAAGTGGAACCTGTTCACAATAAAGTCCGTGAGGCTTTAGTGGAGAAATTTGGCGTTAACCTGAGAAGTTAG
- a CDS encoding single-stranded DNA-binding protein, translating into MNSCVLMAEIIQEPQLRYTADNLAITEMLVQFPNSQRAEDQLVTLKVVGWGNMATEIQQNYHIGDRVILAGRLGMHTVERQEGFKEKRAELVVQQIQPLGSGLGSSPSTTITPSDTATAPAVSSSQNQVELHPVTSPATAPVSVAPQPTKFVPTPPPQNFERTTYPPVKEQEPDPDDIPF; encoded by the coding sequence ATGAATAGCTGCGTTTTAATGGCAGAAATCATTCAAGAACCACAATTACGCTATACCGCCGATAACTTAGCCATCACGGAAATGCTGGTGCAGTTTCCCAATTCTCAGCGCGCAGAAGACCAGTTAGTCACCTTAAAAGTGGTGGGCTGGGGGAATATGGCTACAGAAATTCAGCAAAATTATCATATAGGCGATCGCGTCATCTTAGCAGGACGCTTAGGGATGCATACTGTGGAGCGTCAAGAAGGTTTTAAAGAAAAACGTGCTGAATTGGTAGTACAACAGATTCAACCTTTAGGAAGTGGTTTGGGTTCATCACCATCAACAACTATCACTCCATCAGACACCGCAACAGCCCCAGCAGTTTCATCTTCACAGAACCAAGTAGAGTTACATCCAGTAACCAGCCCGGCTACAGCTCCCGTTAGCGTTGCTCCTCAGCCGACAAAGTTCGTACCCACACCCCCACCCCAAAATTTTGAGCGCACCACTTATCCTCCAGTCAAAGAGCAAGAACCAGACCCAGATGATATTCCTTTCTAA
- a CDS encoding YciI family protein, whose amino-acid sequence MAKYIMWGTYCENVLEKRAPYRQDHLDGLAKQKESGVLITLGPTKDSTKVFGIYESEDEATVRQLVENDPYWKNGIWTEYFIKEWIQAF is encoded by the coding sequence ATGGCGAAATACATCATGTGGGGAACTTACTGTGAAAACGTTCTCGAAAAACGCGCTCCTTATCGTCAAGACCATTTAGACGGATTAGCGAAACAGAAAGAATCGGGTGTACTCATCACCCTTGGCCCCACCAAGGATAGTACAAAAGTTTTTGGAATTTACGAATCTGAAGACGAAGCCACTGTACGCCAGTTGGTGGAAAATGACCCCTACTGGAAAAATGGCATCTGGACTGAATATTTTATCAAAGAGTGGATTCAAGCGTTTTAA
- a CDS encoding SH3 domain-containing protein, with translation MVRPVAAIAIASLIGIISLPSLAQQRQTPTPTRQGDYNSAITKFPDGSQAVLLSWFTKIRSGKLNCRSAPGVNQRVIKQFQANELLQADAGAKNSQEPIVRDSQGNPWLRVKIANNQGKTQGTCFVRANRQFIEPNSLE, from the coding sequence ATGGTTCGTCCTGTTGCCGCGATCGCGATCGCTAGTTTAATTGGTATCATTTCTCTACCTTCCCTAGCCCAACAACGCCAGACACCCACCCCTACCCGTCAAGGTGACTACAATTCAGCCATTACCAAATTTCCAGATGGTAGTCAAGCTGTATTATTGTCATGGTTTACGAAGATTCGTAGTGGTAAACTAAACTGCCGTAGCGCCCCTGGAGTAAATCAGCGCGTTATCAAGCAATTTCAAGCAAATGAGCTACTCCAAGCCGATGCGGGTGCTAAGAACTCTCAAGAACCTATTGTGCGGGATTCACAGGGTAATCCTTGGCTACGGGTAAAGATAGCCAACAATCAAGGAAAAACTCAAGGAACTTGTTTTGTCAGAGCCAATCGACAGTTTATTGAACCAAATTCTTTAGAATAA
- a CDS encoding FAD-dependent oxidoreductase: MTTDVTENPVHEIVDVTTTDCCIVGGGPAGAVLGLLLARQGVSVTLLEAHKDFDRDFRGDTIHPSVMEIMEELGLSDRLLQLPHAKMHSLRIRTPENTVTLADFSHLKTRYPYITMMPQVKFLEFITQEAAKYPNFHLVMGANVQELIEENGVIQGVRYRQGGGWHEVRAVLTVGADGRHSRLRQLGGFESIQASPPMDVLWFRLPHHPEDPEGGIGNLAQGRIVAMLDRGDEWQLAYVIPKGGYQQIRAAGLEELKKSVVEVVPSLSTRIEHLQDWSQVFFLCVESSFVKRWYRPGLLLIGDAAHIMSPVGGVGINYAIQDAVVAANILSQPLKNKHIELSDLAKVQRQRELPTRFIQAFQSLIQKRVLAPVLKSQQTFKPPVWLRLPILRDLPGRLIGLGIFPVHVQT, from the coding sequence ATGACTACCGATGTAACTGAAAATCCTGTCCATGAAATTGTAGATGTAACAACTACCGATTGTTGTATTGTCGGTGGTGGTCCAGCCGGGGCGGTTTTGGGACTACTCTTAGCACGTCAAGGCGTTTCTGTAACCTTGTTGGAAGCGCATAAAGATTTTGACCGGGACTTTCGGGGGGACACAATTCACCCCTCGGTAATGGAAATTATGGAAGAGTTGGGGTTAAGCGATCGCTTGCTACAACTACCCCATGCAAAAATGCACAGTCTGAGGATTCGCACTCCTGAAAATACCGTCACCTTAGCCGATTTTAGTCACCTGAAAACCCGCTATCCTTACATCACAATGATGCCCCAGGTAAAATTTCTGGAGTTCATCACCCAAGAAGCAGCAAAATATCCGAATTTTCACTTAGTCATGGGTGCGAATGTGCAGGAATTAATTGAGGAAAATGGCGTAATTCAAGGTGTCCGTTATCGGCAAGGCGGCGGCTGGCATGAAGTCCGGGCTGTACTGACAGTGGGTGCAGATGGTCGTCACTCACGTTTAAGACAACTGGGTGGTTTTGAGTCTATTCAAGCTTCGCCGCCAATGGATGTTCTCTGGTTCCGTTTACCCCATCACCCAGAAGACCCAGAAGGAGGCATAGGAAACCTTGCTCAAGGTCGGATTGTGGCTATGCTGGATCGTGGTGATGAGTGGCAACTTGCCTATGTGATTCCTAAAGGTGGTTATCAGCAGATTCGGGCTGCTGGGTTAGAGGAATTGAAAAAATCTGTAGTCGAAGTTGTGCCAAGTTTAAGCACGCGCATCGAACATTTACAAGATTGGTCACAGGTATTCTTTCTCTGTGTGGAATCCAGTTTCGTCAAACGCTGGTATCGTCCGGGACTGTTACTCATAGGTGATGCGGCTCATATTATGTCCCCAGTGGGAGGAGTGGGTATTAACTATGCAATTCAGGATGCTGTCGTAGCTGCCAATATCCTCAGTCAACCTCTGAAAAACAAACATATAGAACTGAGTGATTTAGCAAAAGTGCAGCGCCAACGAGAGTTACCTACCCGGTTTATTCAAGCATTTCAGAGCTTAATTCAGAAACGAGTTTTAGCTCCGGTTCTTAAATCACAGCAGACTTTTAAACCTCCGGTTTGGTTACGCTTGCCCATTTTACGCGACCTTCCAGGGCGGTTAATTGGCTTGGGGATTTTTCCTGTCCATGTCCAAACTTAA
- a CDS encoding ATP-binding cassette domain-containing protein: MAQVVLENIYKSFPQRKGESVAAPTSPSDRQKNDPTPETDIITVLRRINLTIADGEFMVLVGPSGCGKSTLLRLIAGLEAMTGGNITVGDRLINDLPPKERDIAMVFQNYALYPHMTVYDNIAFGLRRRELEHRETQDSSLPDWAKNLLVGVTRKLPKGLRYISDRERQVDQQVRNVAQLLQMETLLNRLPKQLSGGQRQRVALGRAIARDPQVFLMDEPLSNLDAKLRAETRAQIVKLQRQLGTTTIYVTHDQTEAMTMGDRIAIMNQGQIQQVASPLELYNRPANRFVAEFIGSPPMNFIPVTFHAPLLITHHNFRLTLPETWETALRKYDKQTIILGIRPEHLILSVPATKNLPVKVDLVENLGNDSFLAVRISEPESQIIHTDNYLQVRIPPDRLVSVGEQLWLSLNPERLHFFDPHTESAIFPRT; the protein is encoded by the coding sequence GTGGCGCAAGTTGTCTTAGAAAATATCTATAAAAGTTTTCCCCAGCGCAAGGGGGAAAGTGTAGCTGCTCCAACCTCTCCTAGCGATCGCCAAAAAAATGATCCAACTCCAGAAACAGACATTATTACTGTCTTACGGCGAATTAACCTAACTATCGCCGATGGTGAATTTATGGTGCTTGTCGGTCCTTCGGGTTGTGGTAAAAGCACTCTACTGCGGTTAATCGCTGGGTTGGAAGCAATGACAGGAGGAAATATTACTGTAGGCGATCGCCTAATCAATGATCTACCTCCCAAAGAAAGAGACATTGCAATGGTGTTTCAAAATTACGCCCTCTATCCCCACATGACGGTGTATGACAACATCGCCTTTGGACTCCGCCGGCGAGAATTAGAGCATCGGGAAACTCAGGACTCTTCACTTCCTGATTGGGCGAAAAATCTGCTGGTGGGTGTTACCAGAAAGTTACCTAAAGGACTGCGTTACATTTCAGACAGAGAAAGGCAAGTAGACCAGCAAGTAAGAAATGTGGCTCAATTATTGCAAATGGAAACCTTGCTGAATCGCTTACCCAAACAGCTATCTGGGGGACAAAGACAACGGGTAGCATTAGGAAGAGCGATCGCCCGTGATCCTCAAGTGTTTTTAATGGATGAACCCCTTTCTAACTTGGATGCAAAACTCCGCGCCGAAACTCGCGCCCAAATTGTCAAATTGCAACGCCAACTAGGAACTACGACGATTTACGTTACCCACGACCAAACCGAAGCGATGACAATGGGCGATCGCATTGCGATTATGAATCAAGGTCAGATTCAGCAAGTAGCTTCCCCATTAGAACTTTATAACCGCCCTGCAAACCGCTTTGTCGCCGAGTTTATTGGTTCACCACCGATGAATTTTATTCCTGTAACATTTCATGCGCCGTTGTTAATTACTCATCATAATTTCCGTCTTACCCTCCCAGAAACTTGGGAAACAGCGCTGCGAAAATACGATAAGCAAACCATTATTTTAGGTATTCGCCCAGAACATTTAATTTTGAGCGTACCTGCGACCAAAAATTTACCCGTAAAAGTAGACTTAGTAGAAAATCTGGGTAATGATTCTTTCCTAGCAGTGAGAATTTCAGAACCAGAATCTCAAATTATTCATACAGATAATTATCTCCAAGTACGAATACCACCAGATAGATTAGTAAGTGTTGGTGAGCAATTATGGTTATCGTTAAATCCCGAAAGACTGCACTTTTTTGATCCTCACACCGAGTCAGCAATCTTTCCCAGAACTTAA
- a CDS encoding mannose-1-phosphate guanyltransferase, which yields MRAVLMAGGSGTRLRPLTCDLPKPMVPILNRPIAEHIINLLKRHQITEVIATLHYLPDVLRDYFQDGSDFGVQMTYAVEEDQPLGTAGCVKNIAELLDETFLVISGDSITDFDLTAAIAFHKQKQSKATLVLTRVPNPVEFGVVITDDQGHISRFLEKPSTSEIFSDTVNTGIYILEPEVLDYLPSNTESDFSKDLFPLMLAKGEALYGYIAQGYWCDVGHLDAYREAQYDALDRKVKLDFAYKEVSPNLWVGQNTFIAPTANIETPAVIGDNCRIGARVQIEGGTIIGDNVTIGADANLKRPILWNGSIIGDEAHLSACVISRGTRVDRRAHVLEAAVVGSLSTIGEEAQISPNVRVWPSKKIESGAILNINLIWGNTAQRNLFGQRGVQGLANIDITPEFAVKLGAAYGSTLKPGCKVTVSRDQRNISRMVTRSLIAGLMSVGIDIQNLDATAIPIARTVIPTMFVAGGIHVRVHPDRPDYILIEFMDVKGINITKALEKKIEGAYFKEDMRRSQIHEIGDVAYPSQVMERYCTAFEKLLNVDTLRNSRAKVVIDYVYAVSGAVLPMMLDKFGADAVVLNASVNKAAMSVTDREALLTQLGHVVEALKANFGVQVSANGEQLILVDESGFPIRGEILTALMVDMILTSNPRGTVVVPVHASSAVEQVARRHDGRVIRTKANPTALMEASQKNPNVVLGGSGETGFIFPHLHPGFDSMFCIAKLIEMLTIQERSLATARSELPRVVHKSYTVRCPWTAKGALMRYLVETHPAQNLELIDGVKICQPYDDSWLLVLPDASEPLVHLYANSNDRDWVDETLRNYRTRVQAFVERQQEYQPAEV from the coding sequence ATGCGTGCAGTACTGATGGCAGGCGGTTCGGGAACGCGGCTTCGCCCGTTAACTTGTGATCTACCCAAACCGATGGTTCCTATTCTCAATCGGCCAATTGCTGAACACATCATCAATCTACTCAAGCGGCATCAAATCACAGAAGTTATTGCGACATTGCATTATCTACCCGATGTCCTGCGAGATTACTTTCAAGATGGCAGCGATTTTGGCGTTCAGATGACCTATGCCGTGGAAGAAGACCAGCCTCTAGGCACGGCAGGCTGTGTGAAGAATATTGCCGAACTTTTAGATGAAACATTTTTAGTGATTAGCGGCGATAGTATCACAGATTTTGACCTGACGGCAGCGATCGCCTTTCATAAACAAAAACAGTCAAAAGCCACTTTAGTTTTAACCAGGGTTCCCAACCCGGTAGAATTTGGGGTGGTAATCACCGATGACCAAGGGCATATTAGCCGCTTTTTAGAAAAACCTTCTACCAGTGAAATTTTTTCCGATACTGTCAACACAGGTATTTACATTCTCGAACCAGAAGTATTAGATTATTTGCCATCTAACACCGAAAGCGACTTTTCCAAAGACTTATTTCCCTTAATGCTGGCAAAAGGTGAAGCCCTGTATGGCTACATTGCCCAAGGTTACTGGTGTGATGTCGGTCATTTAGATGCCTATCGTGAAGCTCAGTATGATGCCTTGGATCGAAAAGTTAAACTCGACTTTGCTTATAAAGAAGTTTCGCCTAATTTGTGGGTAGGACAAAATACATTTATCGCCCCCACCGCAAATATTGAGACTCCCGCCGTGATTGGTGACAATTGCCGCATTGGGGCTAGAGTCCAAATTGAGGGTGGAACAATCATTGGGGATAATGTCACCATTGGCGCTGATGCTAATCTCAAGCGACCAATTTTGTGGAATGGGTCAATTATTGGAGATGAAGCACATCTCAGCGCCTGCGTGATTTCTCGTGGTACTCGTGTAGATCGTCGCGCTCATGTATTAGAAGCCGCTGTGGTGGGTTCCCTTTCTACTATCGGCGAAGAAGCACAAATCAGCCCAAATGTACGCGTTTGGCCGAGTAAAAAGATTGAATCAGGGGCAATTTTAAACATTAACTTGATTTGGGGTAACACTGCTCAAAGAAATTTATTTGGGCAACGTGGTGTACAAGGATTAGCGAATATTGACATCACCCCAGAATTTGCCGTGAAGTTGGGTGCTGCTTATGGTTCCACCTTGAAACCAGGTTGTAAAGTCACGGTTTCCCGCGACCAGCGTAACATTTCTCGCATGGTTACCCGGTCATTAATTGCTGGTTTGATGTCTGTAGGGATTGATATTCAAAACCTCGATGCTACAGCTATTCCCATAGCGCGCACAGTCATACCTACAATGTTCGTAGCTGGTGGGATTCATGTGCGGGTACACCCGGATCGCCCTGACTATATCCTGATTGAATTTATGGATGTTAAGGGGATTAATATCACCAAAGCTCTGGAGAAGAAAATTGAAGGAGCTTATTTTAAAGAAGATATGCGGCGATCGCAAATTCATGAAATTGGCGATGTAGCTTATCCGAGTCAAGTCATGGAACGCTACTGCACAGCCTTTGAAAAGCTGTTAAATGTAGATACTCTCCGCAACAGTCGCGCAAAAGTCGTAATTGACTATGTTTATGCGGTGTCTGGCGCAGTTTTACCCATGATGTTAGACAAATTTGGCGCTGATGCAGTGGTGTTGAATGCGAGTGTGAATAAAGCGGCGATGTCAGTGACTGATCGGGAAGCATTGCTGACTCAGTTAGGTCATGTAGTGGAAGCGTTGAAAGCTAACTTTGGTGTGCAAGTCTCGGCCAATGGGGAACAGCTAATTTTAGTTGATGAGTCAGGCTTTCCGATTCGGGGGGAAATTTTAACCGCACTGATGGTAGACATGATCTTAACGTCTAACCCCAGAGGGACGGTAGTTGTCCCGGTTCATGCTTCCAGTGCTGTGGAACAAGTCGCTCGTCGTCATGATGGTCGGGTAATTCGCACTAAAGCCAATCCTACAGCTTTGATGGAGGCTTCGCAGAAAAATCCCAATGTGGTGTTAGGAGGTAGCGGAGAAACTGGTTTTATTTTCCCCCACCTGCATCCGGGATTTGATTCGATGTTCTGCATTGCGAAGTTAATTGAGATGCTGACAATTCAAGAGCGATCGCTGGCTACAGCCCGTTCAGAATTACCCCGTGTAGTTCACAAAAGTTATACAGTTCGATGTCCTTGGACTGCTAAAGGGGCGCTGATGCGTTATTTGGTCGAAACACACCCAGCCCAAAATTTAGAGTTAATTGATGGGGTGAAAATTTGCCAACCCTATGATGATAGTTGGCTATTAGTTCTACCAGATGCTAGTGAGCCTTTAGTACATTTATATGCGAATAGTAACGATCGCGATTGGGTAGATGAAACATTGAGAAACTACCGCACCCGTGTTCAGGCCTTTGTGGAAAGACAACAAGAATACCAACCAGCAGAGGTGTAA
- a CDS encoding pentapeptide repeat-containing protein, whose product MTLATAVIIVLLESVPIAICVAICVATGTAIGSSANLGIKLSTFTTPTIAMLASYISWQALVGDEKFVWIYKNAIFLASVGGTNFCNSNLTNVNFKGAKVKGADFRNSILTHTNFRQAKMLNYVRPGKTYLQKASVCQLLITGQGQEKNLDHENLRGVNLEGANLVDASFIGADLSEANLQDADLSRAKLVQAQLKGTDFIGATLTGVYIQDWGITTETKFDGVRCEYVYMRLPTNENPDPFRKPDNNKEVFADGEFGDFIKPIFDTLDLYHNQDVDPRAIAISFKQLAENHPEADLRIVGMEVRGEDKFLLRAKTAATADKSQLSAEYSATYNEIKGLPESQINLLLAEKDNQIRRLENMVMTALERPNFYSSTQIQEVGTMASNQGGFSVGGSVGGNVNNVQGDNNRAVQGDNNQAVLGDNNQVTQQNQVGADTGETLTKEDIVKLLAQLETLIQGAELPADTKEEVIEDLNAAKNATDKEEPNKKRALDRLESMTETLEKTTKTVDSGKQLWTVAKPIIIKVAGWLGAAAGSSLLGL is encoded by the coding sequence ATGACTTTAGCTACGGCTGTTATTATAGTCTTATTAGAGTCTGTACCTATAGCTATCTGCGTAGCTATCTGCGTAGCTACAGGTACAGCTATAGGTTCATCTGCCAATTTAGGAATAAAGCTATCAACATTCACCACACCTACTATAGCTATGCTAGCAAGCTACATTAGTTGGCAAGCTTTAGTTGGAGACGAAAAGTTTGTTTGGATTTACAAAAATGCTATTTTTTTGGCTTCTGTAGGTGGCACTAATTTTTGTAACTCTAATTTAACTAACGTTAATTTTAAAGGAGCAAAGGTTAAGGGTGCAGATTTCAGAAATTCTATTTTAACTCACACTAATTTCCGACAAGCTAAAATGCTTAATTATGTTCGTCCTGGTAAAACTTACTTGCAAAAGGCATCAGTGTGTCAATTGCTAATTACGGGACAAGGACAGGAAAAAAATTTGGATCATGAAAACTTGCGCGGAGTCAATTTAGAAGGAGCTAATTTAGTAGATGCCAGTTTTATTGGTGCAGACTTGAGCGAAGCCAACTTACAAGATGCAGATTTATCCAGAGCAAAATTAGTACAGGCTCAACTAAAAGGCACGGATTTTATAGGGGCTACGCTCACCGGGGTATACATTCAAGATTGGGGCATTACCACTGAGACCAAATTTGATGGTGTGCGGTGTGAATACGTTTATATGCGACTCCCCACAAATGAAAATCCTGACCCTTTCCGCAAACCTGATAACAATAAAGAAGTGTTTGCAGATGGTGAGTTTGGGGATTTTATCAAGCCAATATTTGACACCCTGGACTTATACCATAACCAAGATGTTGACCCTCGTGCTATTGCAATTTCATTCAAGCAGTTAGCAGAGAATCACCCAGAAGCAGACCTGCGAATTGTCGGCATGGAAGTACGAGGTGAAGATAAATTTTTACTTCGTGCCAAAACCGCAGCTACAGCTGACAAGTCCCAACTGAGTGCCGAATATTCCGCTACTTATAACGAGATAAAAGGCTTGCCAGAGAGCCAAATTAATTTACTACTAGCAGAAAAAGATAATCAAATTCGTAGATTAGAGAATATGGTAATGACGGCGCTGGAGCGCCCTAATTTTTATTCAAGTACACAAATACAAGAGGTAGGAACTATGGCTAGTAATCAAGGTGGGTTTTCAGTTGGTGGTTCTGTAGGCGGTAATGTCAACAACGTTCAAGGGGATAACAACCGCGCAGTACAAGGAGACAATAATCAGGCTGTTCTTGGTGACAATAATCAAGTAACGCAACAAAATCAAGTGGGCGCAGATACGGGAGAAACGCTGACTAAAGAGGATATTGTCAAGTTACTGGCACAATTAGAAACTTTGATTCAAGGTGCAGAATTACCAGCCGACACCAAAGAAGAAGTAATTGAAGATTTAAATGCAGCTAAAAACGCAACGGATAAGGAAGAACCGAATAAAAAACGTGCGTTAGACCGCTTGGAAAGCATGACAGAAACCCTAGAAAAAACCACTAAAACTGTTGATTCTGGTAAGCAACTTTGGACAGTAGCCAAACCGATTATTATAAAAGTTGCTGGCTGGTTAGGTGCGGCGGCTGGTTCATCTCTATTGGGATTGTAA